A section of the Bradyrhizobium oligotrophicum S58 genome encodes:
- a CDS encoding ABC transporter permease subunit, with protein MPDNSQAQAKVATAPGVPAASGNKPQRVRTMIRAAGMLPVLLILCLGFHFLADGRFFTGQNLGIVLQQAAVNTVLAAGMTFVILTGGIDLSVGSILAAAAMAGLTLSKMPELGALWLPAAVLTGLVFGVVNGALIALLRLPPFIVTLGSLTAVRGLARLMGGDTTVFNPSIPYAFIGNASLTIIPGVVSIPWLSVIALLVILGSWLILRRTVLGVHIYAVGGNESAARLAGIKVWAVLIFVYGMSGLLAGLGGGMQAARLYAANGLQLGQSYELDAITAVILGGTSFVGGIGSIWGTLVGALIIAVLSNGLILVGVSDIWQYVIKGLVIIGAVALDRYRLQGSART; from the coding sequence ATGCCTGACAACAGCCAAGCTCAAGCCAAGGTCGCCACCGCGCCCGGCGTGCCGGCCGCCTCCGGCAACAAGCCGCAGCGCGTCCGGACGATGATCCGGGCCGCGGGGATGCTGCCGGTGCTGCTGATCCTGTGCCTCGGCTTTCACTTTCTGGCCGACGGCCGCTTCTTCACCGGACAGAATCTCGGCATCGTGCTGCAGCAGGCCGCGGTCAACACCGTGCTCGCCGCCGGCATGACCTTCGTCATCCTGACCGGCGGCATCGACCTCTCGGTCGGCTCGATCCTCGCTGCGGCTGCGATGGCCGGCCTGACGCTGTCGAAGATGCCTGAGCTCGGCGCGCTGTGGCTGCCCGCCGCGGTGCTCACGGGCCTCGTCTTCGGCGTCGTCAACGGCGCGCTGATCGCGTTGCTACGCCTGCCGCCCTTCATCGTCACCTTGGGCTCGCTCACCGCCGTGCGCGGCCTCGCCCGGCTGATGGGCGGCGACACCACCGTGTTCAATCCGTCGATCCCTTATGCGTTCATCGGCAATGCCTCGCTGACGATCATTCCGGGTGTCGTCTCGATCCCCTGGCTGTCGGTGATCGCGCTGCTCGTGATCCTCGGCTCCTGGCTGATCCTGCGCCGCACGGTGCTCGGCGTGCACATCTACGCGGTCGGCGGCAATGAGAGCGCGGCGCGGCTCGCCGGCATCAAGGTCTGGGCGGTGCTGATCTTCGTCTACGGCATGTCCGGCCTGCTCGCCGGCCTCGGCGGCGGCATGCAGGCGGCGCGGCTCTATGCCGCCAACGGCCTCCAGCTTGGCCAGTCCTACGAGCTCGACGCGATCACCGCCGTCATTCTCGGCGGCACCTCGTTCGTCGGCGGCATCGGCTCGATCTGGGGCACCTTGGTCGGCGCGCTCATCATCGCGGTGTTGTCGAACGGGCTCATATTGGTGGGCGTGTCCGACATCTGGCAATACGTCATCAAGGGCCTCGTCATCATCGGCGCCGTCGCGCTCGACCGCTACCGGCTGCAGGGCTCGGCCCGCACCTGA
- a CDS encoding sugar ABC transporter ATP-binding protein has translation MSGPILEMRGVSKSFFGIKALQKVDLTVHAGEVHALMGENGAGKSTLMKILSGAYRFDPGGEIRIEGKVARIEGPMGGRNAGISIIYQELSLAPNLTVAENIYLGRELSQSGLLARGTMREGVGPILDRLGADFTPSTLVAELSMGQRQLVEIARALHARSKILIMDEPTTSLSAGESEKLFALIRQLRAEGLAIIYISHRMDEVYALGDRVTVLRDGRLVGALDKPEIRADSIVRMMVGRDVSSFYKKDHDPHAKRDRAVLSAVDLGDGHRVKNCSLTVHAGEVVGLAGLIGAGRTELAHLIIGATAKTTGHIELDGKRVSIETPRDALDAGIAYLTEDRKALGLFLDMSCADNINLAVIGRDARLGGILDRDKGRTRADEAFAALGIRAPNPGVTVGGLSGGNQQKVLLSRLLAIAPKVLILDEPTRGVDVGAKSEIYSIIDNLAKSGTAILVISSDLPEILGICDRVLVMRSGHLAGELQQSAASPITQEDIMALATGMEHVDA, from the coding sequence ATGAGCGGTCCGATCCTCGAGATGCGCGGGGTGTCGAAGTCCTTCTTCGGCATCAAGGCCCTGCAGAAGGTCGACCTGACCGTTCATGCCGGCGAAGTCCATGCGTTGATGGGCGAAAACGGTGCCGGCAAGTCTACTCTGATGAAGATCCTCTCCGGCGCCTATCGGTTCGATCCCGGCGGTGAGATCCGCATCGAGGGCAAGGTGGCCCGCATCGAAGGACCGATGGGCGGCCGAAACGCCGGCATCTCGATCATCTACCAGGAGTTGTCGCTGGCGCCGAACCTGACGGTTGCCGAAAACATCTATCTCGGGCGTGAGCTGTCGCAATCGGGGCTGCTGGCACGCGGCACGATGCGCGAGGGCGTGGGGCCGATCCTGGACCGGCTCGGCGCGGACTTCACGCCGTCGACCCTGGTCGCGGAACTATCGATGGGCCAGCGCCAGCTGGTCGAGATCGCCCGCGCGCTGCATGCGCGCTCCAAGATCCTGATCATGGACGAGCCGACCACCTCGCTCTCCGCCGGCGAGAGCGAGAAGCTGTTCGCGCTGATCCGCCAGCTGCGCGCCGAAGGGCTCGCCATCATCTACATCTCGCACCGGATGGACGAGGTCTATGCACTCGGCGACCGCGTCACCGTGCTGCGCGACGGAAGGCTGGTCGGCGCGCTCGACAAGCCGGAGATCCGCGCCGACAGCATCGTGCGCATGATGGTCGGCCGCGACGTGTCGTCGTTCTACAAGAAGGACCACGACCCGCATGCCAAGCGCGACCGCGCCGTGCTGTCAGCCGTCGATCTCGGCGACGGCCACCGCGTCAAGAACTGTTCGCTCACCGTTCACGCCGGCGAGGTGGTCGGTCTCGCCGGGCTGATCGGCGCAGGGCGTACCGAGCTCGCACATCTGATCATCGGGGCGACGGCAAAGACGACGGGACACATCGAGCTCGACGGCAAACGCGTCAGCATCGAAACCCCGCGCGATGCGCTCGATGCCGGCATCGCCTATCTGACCGAAGACCGCAAGGCGCTCGGCCTGTTCCTCGACATGTCCTGCGCCGACAACATCAACCTTGCGGTGATCGGACGCGACGCGCGGCTCGGCGGCATCCTCGACCGCGACAAGGGACGGACGCGGGCCGACGAGGCGTTCGCCGCGCTCGGCATCCGCGCGCCCAATCCGGGCGTCACCGTCGGCGGGCTGTCGGGCGGCAACCAGCAGAAGGTGTTGCTGTCGCGCCTGCTCGCGATCGCGCCGAAGGTCCTGATCCTGGACGAGCCGACCCGCGGCGTCGATGTCGGCGCCAAGTCGGAGATCTATTCGATCATCGACAATCTCGCCAAATCCGGCACCGCGATCCTCGTGATCTCCTCGGACCTGCCGGAGATCCTCGGCATCTGCGACCGCGTGCTGGTGATGCGCTCCGGCCATCTCGCAGGCGAGCTGCAGCAGAGCGCGGCATCACCGATCACCCAGGAAGACATCATGGCGCTGGCCACCGGGATGGAGCACGTCGATGCCTGA